Genomic DNA from Leptospiraceae bacterium:
CGTTCAGCGTAAAACCCAGAGCCGTGTTATGGAAATTTCAATTAATCAAAACAAGTTAGAAAAACAAGACAATACGTATGTATACAGTCCGGATCAGGGCCGTATGACCCAGCACTATACTTACTACGTATTCCCTGCCGACAACCTCTTAAAAATAGTCGGGAAAAAGAACCTGAAAAAGGATTTCAAAGTTAAAGTGATTATAGAGAAAACAACTTCGAAAACTTCCAAGCCTTCAGATCCGAATATGCCTCAACCGGATGGTGGTTTCAGACATACCTATAACTATTGCCGGGCTATAAAGCTTATATCGGTAGAGTAGGTCATGGAAAAATCTATCCTTATCACCCAGTGTCTTCAGAATGATTTTGTCAAACCTATCGATAGATACGAACCCATGCCCAATGCTTTGCATGTTGGCTACGAAGAAGCGAGAAGGCTACTGGGGGAAAGGGTAGAAGATAGCCCGGTAAATCGTGTGATTGATTGGGCCTATCATACGGAAGAGAATGAACTTAAAATTATCCATATCCGGGACTGGCATGATGACACTGACCCCAAACAAAAAGAACATCTTTCTCAGTTTGGCAAGCATTGCATTAAAAACAGTGTCGGTGCGGATTTTGTTTTCAAAGAATTTATTAAATATGATCGCTCTCATACCATCCTGAATGCAAGCGGGCTGAATGATTTTATTGATACGAATCTAGATGAATTGCTTTCAGTTCATAAAAATAAAAAAACAAAGATAGGCCTGATGGGTGTCTGGACAGAAGCCAAGATTACTTTCTTAGCCTATGACATAAAAACCCGTTATCCTGACTTTGAAATCATGGTTTGCACTGCACTTACAGCCAGTTCTTCAAGGAACATGCATTTTATTGCTCTGGAACAGATGGCAGAAATTCTGGGTGTACAAATTGTCTCCTCTATTGCCGATTTTACAAATTTTTTAACCGGAACACAACCGGCTATTTCTATTCGCAAAAATTCCAGAGTAGGGGATGCGAGACTCAATTTTTCTCCACCGAATTATACCGTAAGCGATACCGATAAAATCTTATTACAGTATCTTTTTCGAGATACTACTGAAGTAAATTTTCACTGTCTCGACGGAGGTTTTTCCGGCAACGTAGTCTTAAAAGCCAGGGCTAAGGATATTTACGGACACAGCCAGTCTCCCTCAGTTGTTAAAATAGGAAAAAGGGAACTCATTGCTAAGGAACGGATCAATTTCGAAAGGATCCAGGAAGTCTTAGGGAATAATGCACCGAGCGTGGTGGACTTTGCTGAACTCGAAGATAGAGGTGCTATCAAATACCGTTATGCGGCTATGCTCGATAACAATGAAGTCCGAACCTTTCAAAAATTATACGCTCTCAGTGACGATTTGCAGGAAATCGAAAATATTCTCCGCATTGTCTTCACCCAGCAACTGGGTAAAATGTATTCAGCGGCTAACCATGAAACCCTGAATTTGATGCAGTACTATGATTTTACGGATAAATACGCTGTAAGCATCAGGCAAAGAGTAGAGCATTTAACGGGTCATAAAGCAGAAGGAGAAAGTCTAAGCCTGCACGGGCATAACCTTCCCAATGTCTGCTATTTTTATGAAAGAGATCTGAAAAACCTTAAAGAAACAGTACCGGCTCCCCATTATGTGTCCTATATACACGGGGATTTGAACGGGGCGAATATTTTAATTGATGGGCAGAAAAACGTCTGGTTGATTGATTTTTTTCATACCCACAGGGGACATATTCTAAAAGACCTGATCAAATTTGAGAACGATCTTTTGTTTATTTTCATGGAGATTCACTCCAAAAAAGAATTTCATGAAGCTGTAAAATTATTGAATGTTCTTCTTAACCTCGAAGACCTCGGTGTTCCCCTTGAAAATTTCGCAAGAAAAGAGGATTTTACCTTTCCGCAGATCCAGAAAGCTTTTCAAACTATTTGTATCCTCCGTTCTTTTTATCCGGAATTAATACAGACAGATCGCTCTCCTTACCAGTATTATGTGGCCATTATGCGCTATGCCATGCACACTATGTCTTTTGATGAATCTAATGAATTCCAGAAACAGTTGGCACTATATACAGGAGCTCAGGCTTCAGCCAAAATAAAAGAATTTTTACAATCCTCTACAAAACTCAGGATAAATTTCTTAAAACTTCCGAATTCTTCTTCCTCTCAGATAGGCATGACAATTTTACCGGGTAGAAAAGACCGGGATCGAGACCTTGAGGAAGATATACAGATTATCAAAGAAAACGGAGTTAAAGCGGTTTTAACCATGGTAACACCCGCCGAATTGGAATTCTATGGTGTTTACAATCTGGAAATGAAATACAGAGAAGCCGGGCTGGATACTCTTTTCTTACCGGTCATCGATCAGGGAGTTCCTTCCTATCATGAATTAGAAGAAATTCTGGGCTGGATGCAGGAAAAGCTAAAAAAGGGAGAAAAAATTTTGGTACATTGCGTGGGGGGCCTCGGACGGACAGGAACTATCGTGGCCTGTTACCTAATTAAGTTTTTTTCTCTTTCTGTGGAAGAAGCGGTAAAACGGGTGAGAGAAGTTCGTTCCGGTCGGGCTATAGAATCAAAAAAACAAATGGATTTTATTCGAAACTATAAACCCGATTAATAAATTTTCCCGGGAAGCTAAGGGCAGCAAATATCCGATGGCTTGCCTTCTATAACTTGAAAAATTCTATCTGTCTCTGAAGATCTTCAATCCTGAGTTCGATTTCCCTGGCTGATTCATACACTTCTTTCGATTTTCCTAAAAGATTAGAACTTAGAGAAGAGATGGATTGATTGATCTTGAGAAGTTCATTCCCGGATTTTTCCTGTTTTCCTGTAAGTTCAAAAATAGATTCAGATAAATTTTTCACCTGTTTGCTATATTCCGTTAACTGATCACTTTTCTCATCCTGTTCCACTAAATGTTTATCAGCTATTTCTACGTATTCCCGAAAACGGTTAATAATCTCAGTGATTTCCTGTAAAGATAGAGAAGTATTATCCACATATTCTTTCCCTTTCCTTACCTCTGTCAGCCCATTTAAAACAAGGGATGAA
This window encodes:
- a CDS encoding isochorismatase family protein, which translates into the protein MEKSILITQCLQNDFVKPIDRYEPMPNALHVGYEEARRLLGERVEDSPVNRVIDWAYHTEENELKIIHIRDWHDDTDPKQKEHLSQFGKHCIKNSVGADFVFKEFIKYDRSHTILNASGLNDFIDTNLDELLSVHKNKKTKIGLMGVWTEAKITFLAYDIKTRYPDFEIMVCTALTASSSRNMHFIALEQMAEILGVQIVSSIADFTNFLTGTQPAISIRKNSRVGDARLNFSPPNYTVSDTDKILLQYLFRDTTEVNFHCLDGGFSGNVVLKARAKDIYGHSQSPSVVKIGKRELIAKERINFERIQEVLGNNAPSVVDFAELEDRGAIKYRYAAMLDNNEVRTFQKLYALSDDLQEIENILRIVFTQQLGKMYSAANHETLNLMQYYDFTDKYAVSIRQRVEHLTGHKAEGESLSLHGHNLPNVCYFYERDLKNLKETVPAPHYVSYIHGDLNGANILIDGQKNVWLIDFFHTHRGHILKDLIKFENDLLFIFMEIHSKKEFHEAVKLLNVLLNLEDLGVPLENFARKEDFTFPQIQKAFQTICILRSFYPELIQTDRSPYQYYVAIMRYAMHTMSFDESNEFQKQLALYTGAQASAKIKEFLQSSTKLRINFLKLPNSSSSQIGMTILPGRKDRDRDLEEDIQIIKENGVKAVLTMVTPAELEFYGVYNLEMKYREAGLDTLFLPVIDQGVPSYHELEEILGWMQEKLKKGEKILVHCVGGLGRTGTIVACYLIKFFSLSVEEAVKRVREVRSGRAIESKKQMDFIRNYKPD